The following are from one region of the Luteitalea sp. genome:
- a CDS encoding isocitrate dehydrogenase (NAD(+)): MHQIALIPGDGIGPEVTEAVVRIIDAAGVDVTWERFDVGASALEQQQTTLPEALLTSIRHHKVALKGPVTTPVGSGFTSVNVALRQQLDLFANLRPVTNLPSVPSRFADVDLVVVRENTEDLYAGLEHRVVPGVVESLKVITAHASGRIARFAFAYAREHDRKRITAVHKANIMKLSDGLFLDSVRAVAKEFTDITYDERIVDAACMQLVMHPERFDVLLMPNLYGDIVSDLCAGLVGGLGVVPGANLGEEMAVFEAVHGSAPDIAGKGVANPTALLLSALMMLHHIGEGAAANRIRTALHKALDEGCRTPDLGGSATTAQFTQRICAILGS, translated from the coding sequence ATGCATCAAATTGCCCTGATCCCTGGCGACGGTATCGGCCCTGAGGTCACGGAAGCCGTTGTGCGCATCATCGACGCGGCTGGTGTCGACGTGACCTGGGAACGCTTCGACGTCGGAGCGTCAGCCTTGGAGCAGCAACAGACAACGTTACCAGAGGCGCTCCTGACCTCGATTCGGCACCACAAGGTGGCGCTCAAGGGCCCTGTGACGACGCCGGTTGGCTCGGGATTCACGAGCGTGAACGTCGCGCTGCGCCAGCAGCTCGACCTGTTCGCGAATCTCCGGCCCGTGACGAACCTGCCGAGTGTGCCGTCGCGCTTTGCCGACGTCGACCTCGTCGTGGTACGCGAGAACACTGAGGACCTGTATGCCGGTCTCGAGCATCGGGTCGTCCCGGGCGTCGTCGAGAGCCTGAAGGTGATCACGGCGCACGCGTCCGGGCGCATCGCGCGGTTTGCGTTTGCATACGCGCGTGAGCACGACCGGAAACGGATCACGGCGGTGCACAAGGCCAACATCATGAAGCTGAGCGACGGTCTCTTCCTCGACAGCGTCCGCGCCGTAGCCAAGGAGTTCACCGACATCACCTACGATGAGCGCATTGTGGATGCCGCGTGCATGCAGCTCGTCATGCACCCGGAGCGGTTCGACGTGCTGCTGATGCCCAATCTGTATGGCGACATCGTGTCCGACCTTTGCGCAGGCCTCGTGGGCGGCCTCGGCGTCGTCCCTGGCGCGAACCTGGGCGAGGAGATGGCGGTCTTCGAGGCGGTACACGGCAGCGCACCGGATATCGCCGGCAAGGGTGTGGCCAACCCCACAGCACTTCTGCTCTCGGCGTTGATGATGTTGCACCATATAGGCGAGGGCGCCGCGGCGAATCGCATCCGAACCGCGTTGCATAAAGCGCTCGACGAAGGCTGCCGCACGCCGGATCTTGGCGGATCGGCAACGACGGCGCAGTTCACGCAAAGGATCTGTGCGATTCTTGGGTCCTGA